The Deltaproteobacteria bacterium genome contains a region encoding:
- a CDS encoding DUF3604 domain-containing protein: MMIRRILFVLVAVVVLVPLTIFLLLRGGRHEEPGVVSPSRLPAAVVAARGEREAQALTRLAPEAASAKPAKQIVFGDLHVHTTFSADAFQRSLPLLQGEGAHPPADACDFARFCSGLDFWSINDHAEAISPQHWQETKESIRQCNAAAGDPKNPDIVAFLGWEWTQVGRTPADHYGHKNVILKDTAEDKVPTRPISAAGRTLALLRQTPPFWQRIRIPLMDFPNRQRYLDFGEFQQEVRATPMCPAGVDTRKLPVDCQESADEPRELYEKLSQWGFDTMVIPHGTTWGFYTPMGTTLDKQLTAAQNDPEKQTLIEVYSGHGNSEEYRDWKAIDWDAKGNAICPAATKDYEPCCWRAGELIRARCGNTPKEECERRVSDARTNYLAAGVSGHLTVPGSTAADWKDCGQCRDCFLPSFNFRPGNSAQYALAISNFDSPGQPKQFHFGFIASSDNHTARPGTGYKEYGRRMMTETTGARSAEWRDYLLGPPVPSTPESIPFDLDHPPPGIQGFQLVDLERQASFFLTGGLVAAHSDGRDRDAIWSALKRREVYGTSGPRILLWFDLLNGPNGTLPMGGETRLDQAPKFRVRAVGAFKQKPGCPEYSVSALTPERLQRLCRGECYNPSDERHLITRIEVVRVRPQQQKGEPVRPLIQDPWRRFTCPADAAGCTVEFDDPDFVAGGRKAIYYVRAVQEATPTVNAAGLRCKYNAAGECVESNPCYGDYRTPFTEDCLAPAEERAWSSPIYVDVAS, from the coding sequence ATGATGATCCGCCGAATCTTGTTCGTCCTGGTCGCCGTCGTGGTGTTGGTGCCGCTGACGATCTTTCTCCTTTTGCGCGGCGGCCGGCATGAGGAACCGGGCGTCGTGTCACCGTCTCGGTTGCCGGCCGCCGTGGTCGCCGCACGCGGCGAGCGCGAGGCACAGGCGCTCACCCGCCTGGCGCCAGAAGCCGCGTCCGCCAAACCAGCCAAGCAAATCGTCTTCGGCGATTTGCACGTGCACACCACCTTCTCCGCGGATGCATTTCAACGCAGCCTGCCACTGCTGCAAGGCGAAGGCGCCCATCCACCCGCCGACGCGTGCGACTTTGCGCGTTTCTGTTCCGGCCTCGACTTCTGGAGCATCAACGATCACGCCGAAGCGATCTCGCCGCAGCACTGGCAGGAAACCAAGGAGTCGATCCGCCAGTGCAACGCCGCGGCCGGTGATCCCAAGAACCCCGACATCGTTGCCTTCCTTGGATGGGAGTGGACGCAAGTCGGTCGCACACCGGCCGACCACTACGGTCACAAGAACGTCATCTTGAAGGATACCGCTGAAGACAAGGTGCCGACGCGACCGATCAGCGCGGCCGGCCGCACGCTCGCACTGCTGCGGCAGACGCCACCGTTCTGGCAGCGCATCCGCATTCCGCTCATGGACTTCCCCAATCGTCAACGCTACCTGGACTTCGGCGAGTTTCAGCAGGAGGTGCGCGCGACGCCGATGTGTCCGGCGGGCGTCGACACCCGCAAGCTACCCGTGGACTGCCAAGAGTCCGCCGACGAACCGCGCGAATTGTACGAGAAACTGTCGCAGTGGGGCTTCGACACCATGGTCATTCCCCACGGTACGACCTGGGGCTTCTACACCCCGATGGGCACCACGCTCGACAAGCAGCTGACCGCCGCCCAAAACGATCCAGAGAAGCAGACGTTGATCGAGGTTTATTCGGGGCACGGCAATTCGGAAGAGTATCGCGACTGGAAAGCCATCGACTGGGACGCGAAAGGCAACGCGATCTGCCCCGCGGCGACCAAAGACTACGAGCCGTGCTGTTGGCGCGCCGGTGAGCTGATCCGTGCCCGCTGCGGCAATACGCCGAAGGAAGAGTGCGAGCGACGCGTCAGCGACGCGCGCACGAACTACCTCGCCGCCGGCGTCAGCGGCCATCTCACGGTCCCCGGCTCGACCGCCGCGGATTGGAAGGACTGCGGCCAGTGCCGCGACTGCTTCCTCCCCTCGTTCAACTTCCGCCCAGGCAACTCGGCGCAGTACGCGCTGGCGATCAGCAACTTCGACAGCCCCGGCCAGCCGAAGCAGTTTCACTTCGGCTTCATCGCTTCAAGCGACAACCACACCGCGCGGCCCGGCACCGGTTACAAAGAGTACGGCCGTCGCATGATGACCGAGACCACCGGCGCACGGAGCGCAGAGTGGCGCGACTATCTGTTGGGTCCCCCAGTGCCTTCGACCCCCGAGTCGATTCCCTTTGATCTCGATCACCCGCCCCCCGGTATTCAAGGCTTCCAGCTGGTCGACCTCGAGCGCCAGGCGTCCTTCTTCTTGACCGGCGGATTGGTCGCGGCGCATTCGGACGGGCGGGATCGCGATGCGATCTGGTCCGCGCTCAAACGCCGCGAGGTCTACGGCACCAGCGGGCCGCGCATTTTGCTGTGGTTCGATTTGCTCAACGGCCCAAACGGAACCCTGCCGATGGGCGGCGAGACGCGCCTCGATCAAGCACCGAAGTTCCGCGTGCGCGCGGTCGGCGCGTTCAAGCAGAAGCCCGGTTGCCCCGAGTACTCCGTCAGCGCGCTCACGCCCGAACGCTTGCAGCGTCTCTGCCGCGGCGAATGTTACAACCCGAGCGACGAGCGCCATCTGATCACGCGCATCGAAGTCGTGCGCGTGCGGCCGCAGCAGCAGAAGGGCGAGCCGGTCCGGCCGCTGATCCAGGATCCGTGGCGACGCTTCACCTGTCCCGCCGATGCCGCGGGTTGTACGGTTGAGTTCGACGATCCCGACTTCGTTGCCGGCGGACGCAAAGCGATCTACTACGTGCGCGCGGTGCAAGAAGCCACGCCCACGGTGAACGCCGCCGGGCTCCGCTGCAAGTACAACGCGGCCGGCGAGTGCGTTGAATCGAACCCGTGCTACGGCGACTACCGCACGCCGTTCACCGAGGACTGCCTCGCCCCCGCCGAAGAGCGCGCGTGGTCGTCGCCCATTTACGTGGATGTGGCATCCTGA